The Paenibacillus sp. YPG26 genome includes a window with the following:
- a CDS encoding YtrH family sporulation protein produces MSTFISKALLDFFIAFGIVLGGSLLGGIGAVVSLQPPTQTMLDVSDRIKIWALAAAIGGTIDPMRVIESNFFDGNLSPVIKQILFLLFAFIGAHLGSELVKWVCGGGKG; encoded by the coding sequence GTGAGTACTTTTATTAGTAAAGCACTGCTGGACTTTTTTATAGCATTCGGAATTGTGCTTGGCGGATCGCTGTTAGGGGGCATCGGAGCCGTTGTCTCGCTTCAGCCGCCCACTCAGACGATGCTGGATGTATCGGACCGGATCAAGATTTGGGCGCTGGCCGCGGCGATCGGCGGAACCATTGACCCGATGAGAGTCATTGAGAGTAACTTTTTTGACGGGAATCTATCTCCGGTAATCAAGCAGATTCTCTTCCTGCTGTTTGCTTTTATCGGGGCCCATCTGGGATCTGAGCTTGTGAAATGGGTCTGCGGCGGGGGGAAAGGATGA
- a CDS encoding YtpI family protein: MIEVIEYILYAVLIVACVCSVYFSFRSRRSTEPNVRGLNAAKNNVSMGVMLIVLSVIQMFMFTGSTLRVVIGALFMVLGAFNIFAGLRNISAYTRRSS; the protein is encoded by the coding sequence ATGATTGAGGTTATTGAATACATTCTCTATGCTGTACTGATCGTTGCTTGTGTATGTTCTGTCTATTTCAGCTTTCGCTCCCGGCGCTCTACAGAGCCGAATGTACGGGGCCTGAATGCGGCTAAGAACAATGTCAGCATGGGCGTGATGCTTATTGTGCTGTCGGTCATCCAGATGTTCATGTTCACAGGCTCCACCCTGCGGGTAGTCATTGGAGCCTTGTTCATGGTGCTTGGCGCGTTCAATATTTTTGCGGGACTGCGCAATATCAGTGCCTACACCCGCAGATCTTCCTAG
- a CDS encoding DRTGG domain-containing protein, whose translation MEGHEESITKHEQLLQHIEGLKIGTKISVRKLAKHLGVSEGTAYRAVKEAENLGIVITKERIGTVRVEKKPRNISEQLSFGDVVDIVEGHVLGGAEQGLQKTLHKYVIGAMKIDAMARYIDAGSLLIVGNREDAHFLALEQGAGVLITGGFGTSREVKQLADQLSLPIISSRHDTFTVASMINRAIFDRLIKKKIMLVEDIISSRVRVSTLKVNSNVSDFEELAKETGYQRFPVVDEWNRVIGIISRKDVEDMPGESSIEKLLTRHPITAGMQTSLASAAQIMMWEGIDFLPIVDRNRKLISSVTRKEVLQAMRDARNQPQLGETFEHLMWNGFAEERGEDGRLFFHGMITPQMSTDLGTISQGVLTALLSQAGLSAAKDVSGNDHIVDNMTTYFIRPVQIENPVVISPVVLEVSRRACKLEIAMTHQDSLVAKAVMTLQSIDHA comes from the coding sequence TTGGAAGGGCATGAAGAGTCAATTACCAAGCATGAGCAGCTGCTTCAGCATATAGAAGGACTTAAGATCGGGACCAAAATCTCGGTTCGCAAGCTGGCCAAGCATCTCGGGGTGAGCGAGGGCACAGCTTACCGGGCTGTGAAGGAAGCCGAGAATCTGGGGATCGTGATTACCAAGGAGCGGATCGGGACGGTCCGGGTGGAGAAGAAGCCCCGGAATATCTCGGAACAGCTCTCGTTCGGCGACGTGGTGGATATTGTGGAGGGCCATGTGCTCGGAGGCGCGGAGCAGGGACTGCAGAAGACGCTTCATAAATACGTGATCGGCGCCATGAAGATTGACGCCATGGCCCGTTATATCGACGCGGGCAGCCTGCTCATCGTGGGGAACCGGGAGGATGCGCACTTCCTCGCTTTGGAGCAGGGAGCAGGAGTGCTTATCACCGGCGGCTTCGGGACCAGCCGCGAGGTGAAGCAGCTGGCTGATCAGCTGTCGCTGCCGATTATCTCTTCCAGGCACGACACGTTCACGGTAGCCTCCATGATTAACAGAGCGATCTTTGACCGTCTGATTAAGAAAAAGATTATGCTCGTCGAGGATATTATCTCCTCCAGAGTCAGAGTCAGCACGCTGAAGGTGAACAGCAACGTGTCTGATTTCGAAGAGCTGGCCAAGGAGACTGGCTATCAGAGATTTCCTGTTGTGGATGAGTGGAACCGGGTTATCGGCATTATCAGCCGCAAGGATGTGGAAGATATGCCCGGCGAATCAAGTATTGAGAAGCTGCTCACCCGGCACCCTATAACAGCAGGCATGCAGACTTCACTCGCCTCAGCCGCACAGATTATGATGTGGGAAGGGATCGACTTCCTGCCGATCGTGGACCGTAACCGCAAGCTGATCTCCTCCGTCACCCGGAAGGAAGTGCTGCAGGCGATGCGTGATGCGCGCAATCAGCCTCAGCTTGGCGAGACCTTTGAGCACTTAATGTGGAATGGATTCGCTGAAGAGCGGGGAGAGGATGGACGGTTATTTTTCCACGGGATGATCACACCCCAAATGTCCACGGATCTGGGGACCATCTCGCAAGGCGTGTTAACGGCGCTGCTGAGTCAAGCTGGACTTAGTGCGGCGAAGGATGTAAGCGGGAATGACCATATTGTAGACAACATGACGACCTATTTCATCCGGCCGGTTCAGATTGAGAACCCGGTTGTTATCTCTCCCGTTGTTCTTGAGGTGAGCCGGCGGGCATGCAAGCTGGAGATCGCCATGACCCATCAGGACAGTCTGGTCGCCAAGGCGGTGATGACGCTCCAGTCTATTGACCATGCGTAA
- a CDS encoding transposase, with protein MAIKGQKLKQYSEELKLEAIRLHVEEKWTYREINEHLGIQDKDRMKRWMRKYRELGEYGLLDQRGRRKEYIDQDRYVQKLKRENDMLKKCLEIWMQEARKNALSSSRKRQL; from the coding sequence ATGGCGATTAAAGGACAGAAACTCAAACAGTATTCGGAAGAATTAAAGTTAGAGGCGATTCGGCTTCACGTTGAGGAGAAATGGACATATCGGGAAATCAACGAACATCTGGGCATTCAGGACAAAGATCGAATGAAGCGGTGGATGCGAAAATACCGGGAACTAGGTGAGTATGGCCTGTTAGATCAGCGGGGAAGGCGGAAAGAATATATCGATCAAGACCGGTATGTCCAAAAGCTCAAGCGGGAGAATGACATGTTAAAAAAGTGCTTGGAAATCTGGATGCAGGAGGCAAGGAAGAACGCTTTAAGCTCATCGAGAAAGCGGCAACTCTAG
- a CDS encoding IS3 family transposase, with protein sequence MLGNLDAGGKEERFKLIEKAATLGKIADLCQLFGVSKSGYYAYLKRKGNDRDAEAKQQIRKVYKRYEGKYGYRQLQLFLWKDDGIWMNHKKVLRLMQKLGIQASIRRKRRVSPAYQTGERVAENLLKRDFTAEKPNQKWVTDVTQYRVGERWLYLSAIKDLFNNEIVAYQLSERNDNELVLQTFAKAFAKQKDVTGLVVHSDQGFQYTSHAYHDMLPKVGAQISMSRRGNCLDNASMESFFSHLKTEGLYPYDIRKMAEAQRRIEKYIRFYNRRRPQRKLDKLTPVDYRRQFAA encoded by the coding sequence GTGCTTGGAAATCTGGATGCAGGAGGCAAGGAAGAACGCTTTAAGCTCATCGAGAAAGCGGCAACTCTAGGGAAAATTGCAGACTTATGCCAACTCTTTGGCGTCTCCAAAAGCGGTTACTATGCCTATTTGAAGCGAAAGGGAAACGACCGCGACGCCGAAGCCAAACAACAAATCCGTAAAGTCTACAAGCGTTACGAAGGAAAATACGGGTACCGCCAGCTCCAATTGTTCTTGTGGAAGGATGACGGCATTTGGATGAACCACAAGAAGGTATTGCGTCTTATGCAAAAACTCGGCATTCAGGCCAGTATTCGCCGTAAACGCCGGGTAAGCCCTGCGTACCAAACTGGGGAACGAGTAGCAGAGAACTTACTGAAGCGAGACTTTACAGCGGAAAAACCAAACCAGAAATGGGTGACGGATGTGACCCAATACCGTGTAGGTGAACGCTGGCTGTATCTTTCAGCAATAAAAGATCTGTTCAACAACGAAATTGTTGCCTACCAGCTGAGCGAACGTAACGACAATGAGTTGGTTCTACAGACGTTTGCCAAAGCATTTGCCAAGCAAAAAGACGTGACCGGATTGGTCGTTCACAGCGACCAGGGATTCCAGTACACGTCTCATGCTTACCACGACATGCTGCCAAAGGTTGGCGCCCAAATCAGCATGTCACGCCGGGGCAATTGTCTAGACAACGCCTCTATGGAGAGCTTCTTCTCGCATCTCAAAACGGAAGGACTCTATCCTTATGATATCCGAAAAATGGCTGAGGCACAAAGAAGAATCGAGAAATACATACGATTTTACAACCGAAGACGACCACAGCGTAAATTAGATAAACTGACGCCGGTAGACTACCGACGCCAGTTTGCAGCCTAG
- a CDS encoding YlbF family regulator, which yields MNIYDKAHELAQALKDSQEVQEITAAVKLIDADPESKRMLDEFRNRQNELQQRMMSGDMPSPEEMENMEKQFEVLSLNLNIRRLFDAERRLSVIIQDVNKIIADSLQHLYGAHM from the coding sequence ATGAATATTTACGATAAGGCACACGAATTGGCACAAGCTCTGAAGGACAGCCAGGAAGTACAGGAGATTACTGCGGCAGTTAAGCTTATTGATGCTGATCCGGAGAGCAAGCGGATGCTTGATGAGTTCCGTAACCGTCAGAATGAGCTTCAGCAGCGGATGATGTCTGGCGATATGCCTTCGCCTGAAGAGATGGAGAACATGGAGAAGCAGTTCGAGGTGCTCAGTCTCAACCTGAATATCCGCCGCTTGTTCGATGCGGAACGTCGTCTGAGCGTGATTATCCAGGATGTTAACAAGATTATCGCTGACAGCCTGCAGCATTTGTACGGCGCTCACATGTAA
- a CDS encoding YheC/YheD family protein — protein sequence MSSKKVLVQIMNPGLLDEDTIILGEMMVRRWKIPTNRYLQLSFGSFKQGVKVLSLPRYAGIRISQGLAYRMGIFSKPALQLTFKRSASLLRLGPLIGVLISRDYPDSPERPFGSITMFCREMIHACKKQGAYAYFFTTDHIGPDPDHIKGWVYSDGWRQAELPAADVFYNRLTSRKLENKPSVQHFLKEVKSRYGSHFFNEKFLDKTEVFDALKTDPALLRYLPESHLFRNYAMLKSMCSRYPAVFLKPIRGSLGKGIIRISRNPEGTYQTLATQVGGTRRQNFESLSKLFSSLSGKMKTTRYQIQQGLTLINLTGRPVDFRALVQKNRLGNWEITSIVARIAGNQHYVSNLARGGTLSTVKEAVAKTSLPADIKAKAGVRLKKAALDIAAGIEAHIPAHFGELGIDLAMDTAGKVWLLEVNSKPSKNDNTPLASGKVRPSVKRMIDYATYLSSS from the coding sequence ATGTCCTCCAAAAAAGTATTGGTACAGATCATGAATCCAGGCCTGCTGGACGAAGATACCATAATCCTAGGGGAAATGATGGTTAGGCGGTGGAAAATCCCAACAAACCGTTATCTTCAGCTTTCCTTCGGATCGTTCAAGCAGGGCGTCAAAGTTCTATCTCTCCCCAGGTATGCCGGTATCCGAATCAGCCAAGGGCTGGCGTATAGAATGGGCATCTTCTCAAAGCCTGCCCTGCAGCTAACCTTCAAGCGCAGTGCTTCGCTGCTGCGGCTCGGACCGCTCATCGGCGTACTGATCAGCCGGGATTATCCAGATTCACCCGAGAGACCCTTTGGTTCAATCACGATGTTCTGCCGGGAAATGATCCATGCCTGCAAGAAGCAGGGGGCCTATGCTTACTTCTTCACCACAGATCACATCGGACCCGACCCGGATCATATCAAGGGCTGGGTATACAGTGACGGCTGGCGCCAGGCGGAGCTTCCCGCAGCCGATGTCTTCTACAATCGGTTAACCTCCCGCAAGCTCGAGAACAAACCTAGCGTACAGCATTTCTTGAAAGAAGTAAAATCCCGTTACGGCAGCCACTTTTTCAATGAAAAGTTTCTGGACAAAACCGAAGTCTTCGATGCATTGAAGACCGATCCGGCCTTGCTGCGTTATCTTCCAGAGTCTCACTTGTTCCGCAATTACGCCATGCTGAAGAGTATGTGCAGCCGTTACCCCGCCGTATTCCTTAAGCCGATTAGAGGCAGTCTTGGCAAAGGAATTATCCGGATCTCCAGAAATCCTGAAGGAACCTATCAGACACTAGCAACCCAGGTCGGAGGAACGCGCAGACAGAACTTCGAATCGCTGTCGAAGCTCTTCTCCTCGCTCTCCGGCAAGATGAAGACCACCCGCTATCAGATACAGCAAGGGCTTACGCTCATCAATCTGACAGGTAGACCGGTTGACTTCAGGGCGCTGGTTCAGAAGAACCGGCTTGGCAATTGGGAGATTACTTCCATTGTTGCCCGGATCGCGGGGAACCAGCACTATGTGTCCAATCTTGCCCGGGGAGGTACATTAAGCACCGTCAAAGAAGCGGTTGCCAAAACATCACTTCCGGCAGACATCAAAGCGAAAGCCGGCGTCCGTCTGAAGAAGGCCGCTCTGGATATTGCCGCAGGGATTGAAGCCCACATCCCCGCTCATTTCGGAGAACTCGGAATCGATCTGGCCATGGATACAGCCGGGAAGGTCTGGCTGCTTGAAGTCAATTCCAAACCATCCAAGAATGACAACACTCCGCTTGCCAGCGGTAAAGTTCGGCCATCTGTCAAGCGGATGATTGATTATGCCACCTATCTGTCCAGCTCTTAA
- a CDS encoding YheC/YheD family protein, which translates to MKQLFTPAASSMTSMMGVMVSAKPNLSPPFGETAFCRRLTLAGARHHLKVYVFTEEGILDSGPGIEGYQYIRGNWLSGSFPVPDIIYDRVSHRDPCQLQLTRQRLDRLTEDGRPLQYLARGLSGKWNVYQSLKRQESFLPHLPRTAKYSSSIQLARWLLQHNNEVFLKPHSGTHGKLTLHVRLVNEHQHLMLTGRDRNNVLFHKHFQDWETGAAWIDRFIGKRTFIIQPYLQLTSTDGRPFDVRVLMQKNESGRWSLTGMAVRLGEQDSVTSNLHGGGTAVQADRYLTREFGESASASILGTLRRLSADIPEYLESCFGRLAELGIDFGIDRESRVWIIEVNSKPGRSAFFQIGDQMSAFKSIENPILYARYLWLRQLRRVNS; encoded by the coding sequence ATGAAGCAGCTGTTCACTCCAGCAGCAAGCAGCATGACCAGCATGATGGGTGTGATGGTGTCCGCGAAGCCGAATCTGTCACCCCCTTTTGGCGAGACTGCTTTCTGCCGCAGGCTTACCCTGGCTGGAGCCCGTCATCACTTAAAGGTCTATGTATTTACCGAGGAAGGAATCCTTGACAGCGGACCGGGCATCGAAGGGTATCAGTACATCAGAGGGAATTGGCTGAGCGGTTCTTTTCCAGTGCCCGACATCATATATGACCGGGTAAGCCACCGGGATCCCTGCCAGCTTCAGCTCACACGCCAAAGGCTGGACCGACTGACCGAAGACGGCCGGCCGCTGCAGTATCTGGCCAGAGGCTTATCCGGGAAATGGAATGTCTACCAAAGCCTGAAGCGCCAAGAGAGCTTCCTGCCGCATCTCCCCAGAACGGCCAAGTATAGCAGCTCCATTCAGCTTGCAAGATGGCTGCTTCAGCATAATAACGAGGTGTTTCTCAAGCCACACAGCGGAACACATGGCAAGCTGACCCTGCATGTGCGTCTCGTGAACGAACATCAACATCTGATGCTGACAGGCAGGGACAGGAATAATGTTCTATTTCATAAGCATTTTCAAGATTGGGAGACAGGCGCGGCCTGGATCGACCGTTTCATAGGGAAGCGTACCTTTATCATCCAGCCTTACTTGCAGCTGACCAGCACGGATGGCAGACCCTTTGATGTGCGTGTCTTGATGCAGAAGAACGAATCCGGCCGCTGGAGCTTAACCGGCATGGCAGTGCGGCTGGGTGAGCAGGACTCAGTAACTTCCAATCTGCATGGGGGCGGAACAGCGGTGCAGGCAGACCGTTATTTGACCCGGGAATTCGGGGAGTCCGCGTCTGCCTCCATACTCGGTACACTCCGGCGTCTGTCCGCTGACATTCCCGAATATTTGGAGAGCTGCTTCGGCCGTCTGGCTGAGCTAGGCATTGACTTCGGGATCGACCGGGAGAGCCGCGTATGGATTATCGAAGTGAACTCCAAACCCGGACGTTCCGCTTTTTTTCAAATCGGGGACCAGATGAGCGCCTTCAAATCGATAGAAAATCCGATTTTGTACGCCCGCTATCTATGGCTCCGGCAACTTAGGAGGGTAAATTCATGA
- a CDS encoding YheC/YheD family protein → MSMTFCNVHFTQQPQKIVYVSGALMKSLKLSGKKSVKLRLGGERIPALVKPINKQGNHLYLASGVRKGIKVPMSGGVFLRNLDAGEVQLGPLIGILSDGSSSLINPFGSRTGFIKQLLREGSNQSYIFAFTPRDIDWQDETVNGYFLTETDRFTRRRVPLPDVVYNRLPSRRAETTSPINQLRERFIRKRIPFFNWSFFNKSDIYRLLENDPLAAQHIPESHMNPAPEQIKDMLDRHSFVYYKPSAGSLGKGIYRLSYVPKRGYYARYRNTKGNVLQRFATFGSLIKTLQSRHGRTLRSYVVQQGIRLIEIDACPLDFRFHMHKNGKNQWVVVGIGAKKAGKGSVTTHLKNGGSLLTPQQALSRVFGPKGEEVLNKAKKTAITIAEAIESRDQHLIGEIGFDFGIDKDENIWMFEANAKPGRSIFRHPLLRAEGKASVEHILEHCLYLSKFRRREGV, encoded by the coding sequence ATGAGCATGACCTTTTGTAATGTTCATTTCACGCAGCAGCCCCAAAAGATTGTCTACGTCTCTGGCGCATTGATGAAGAGCCTTAAGCTATCGGGCAAAAAGTCAGTGAAGCTCAGACTCGGGGGCGAACGCATTCCGGCTCTCGTTAAGCCGATTAACAAACAGGGGAATCACCTGTACCTTGCTTCAGGCGTAAGAAAGGGGATTAAGGTGCCGATGTCGGGCGGGGTCTTTCTCCGCAATCTGGATGCCGGGGAAGTCCAGCTTGGGCCGCTTATCGGCATACTGTCAGACGGCAGCAGCTCGCTGATCAACCCTTTTGGCTCACGAACCGGGTTCATCAAGCAGCTGCTGCGTGAAGGCAGCAATCAGTCTTACATTTTCGCCTTCACCCCACGTGATATTGATTGGCAGGATGAGACCGTCAACGGTTATTTCCTAACCGAGACAGATCGGTTCACGAGGAGACGGGTGCCGCTGCCTGATGTGGTCTACAACCGTCTCCCGAGCAGACGGGCCGAGACAACCTCTCCGATCAACCAGCTGAGGGAGCGGTTCATCCGCAAGAGAATCCCCTTCTTCAATTGGAGCTTCTTCAACAAATCAGATATCTACCGTCTGCTCGAGAACGATCCTTTGGCTGCCCAGCACATCCCCGAGTCTCATATGAATCCGGCTCCCGAACAGATCAAGGATATGCTGGACCGGCATTCCTTCGTGTATTATAAGCCTTCGGCTGGAAGTCTCGGAAAAGGAATATACAGGTTATCTTATGTACCCAAACGAGGGTATTATGCCCGCTACCGCAATACGAAGGGAAATGTCCTGCAGCGTTTCGCCACTTTTGGCAGCCTGATCAAGACCCTGCAGAGCCGGCACGGCCGCACACTGCGCAGTTATGTGGTTCAGCAGGGAATCCGCCTCATCGAGATTGATGCCTGCCCGCTCGATTTTCGTTTTCATATGCACAAGAACGGCAAGAATCAGTGGGTTGTCGTTGGCATTGGCGCCAAGAAAGCCGGGAAAGGCAGTGTAACCACCCATCTCAAGAATGGGGGATCCCTGCTCACACCCCAGCAGGCACTTAGCCGTGTGTTCGGTCCTAAAGGCGAGGAGGTGCTGAACAAGGCCAAGAAGACCGCCATTACGATAGCCGAGGCCATCGAGAGCCGCGACCAGCATTTAATTGGCGAGATCGGTTTTGACTTCGGTATTGATAAAGACGAGAACATCTGGATGTTCGAAGCCAACGCGAAGCCTGGACGCTCGATCTTCCGTCATCCTCTGCTCCGGGCAGAAGGCAAAGCTTCGGTTGAGCACATTCTGGAACACTGCTTGTACTTAAGCAAATTCCGCCGGAGGGAAGGCGTATGA
- a CDS encoding YheC/YheD family protein — protein MIGWPQQEHTPILAILTSYDKYKRFQGNRKNFRDIVKTGKDLDIPVFVVTTKDLKLSGNKVLGYTFIQEKKLWEEQWFPLPNVIYNRIPQRKNEEKPAVRRKIEACLAHPDIHLFNPFFFNKWELFAWLRKSPSTKSFIPATKKLTGYRSLSSMIRSYPNLYLKPVSGKAGKGIMRLKYVDNEPSPLQLTIQSPRKIMVIKSSSLSVIWRRISSEIGLTNYIVQEGIELVSHNGRQFDLRVLVQKNGKGQWLVTGIGARQAGHRRITTHVPQGGSVEDPEELLTLVFGRELTPGMMNRVKSGALLMARQIERGAGHVLGEMSLDLGVDMDGKIWFFEANAKPMKFDEPHIRKKSLERIFQYSQYLVKQSNNS, from the coding sequence ATGATTGGCTGGCCGCAGCAGGAACATACACCGATCCTCGCTATTCTAACGAGCTACGACAAATACAAGCGATTCCAGGGCAACCGCAAGAACTTCCGTGATATCGTCAAGACAGGCAAGGATCTGGATATCCCCGTTTTTGTCGTGACGACAAAAGATCTGAAGCTATCCGGCAATAAGGTGCTCGGTTATACCTTTATACAGGAGAAGAAGCTCTGGGAAGAGCAGTGGTTCCCTCTTCCGAATGTCATCTATAACCGGATCCCGCAGCGCAAGAACGAAGAGAAGCCAGCGGTCCGCAGAAAAATAGAAGCCTGTCTCGCCCACCCCGATATTCATCTGTTCAATCCGTTCTTCTTCAATAAGTGGGAGCTGTTCGCCTGGCTGAGGAAATCTCCCTCAACCAAGTCGTTCATTCCTGCCACCAAGAAGCTGACCGGGTACAGGTCTCTATCAAGCATGATCCGGAGCTATCCGAATCTGTATCTCAAGCCTGTGAGCGGCAAGGCAGGCAAGGGCATTATGAGACTGAAATATGTGGATAATGAACCGAGTCCCCTGCAGCTGACCATCCAGTCTCCCCGCAAAATAATGGTGATCAAATCCTCCTCTCTCTCCGTAATCTGGAGAAGAATCAGCAGCGAGATCGGGCTGACCAACTATATTGTCCAGGAAGGAATCGAGCTGGTGTCCCATAATGGACGGCAGTTCGACCTTCGCGTCCTCGTACAGAAGAACGGCAAAGGGCAGTGGCTTGTCACCGGAATCGGAGCGAGGCAGGCAGGTCACCGGAGAATTACAACCCATGTGCCTCAAGGCGGGAGCGTCGAAGATCCTGAAGAGCTGCTGACGCTTGTCTTCGGCCGTGAGCTTACACCGGGTATGATGAACCGGGTCAAGTCAGGCGCCCTGCTTATGGCGCGGCAGATCGAGCGTGGAGCGGGTCATGTGCTTGGTGAGATGTCGCTGGATCTCGGCGTGGATATGGACGGCAAGATCTGGTTCTTCGAGGCGAATGCCAAACCGATGAAATTTGATGAGCCTCATATCCGCAAGAAATCGCTGGAGCGTATTTTTCAATACAGCCAGTATCTCGTCAAGCAATCCAATAATTCTTAA
- a CDS encoding GNAT family N-acetyltransferase, which produces MEITLVVPDQVNSWSRMHSSILGFIRKYGGQRITRDAYRQIQKLTPVTLRQPGCALFIATVHTEDGTRLAGLSLVAGYGDQAGIVVVHPLYRGRHIGTKLLQAQQLQMGRLSCRVALDNPSSLKMCFNAGLSARRMVLGPTGKPTLVLEDDLRYAHGAAPAPTT; this is translated from the coding sequence ATGGAGATTACATTAGTAGTGCCGGATCAGGTTAACTCCTGGAGCCGGATGCACAGCTCCATTCTGGGCTTTATACGGAAGTACGGAGGCCAGCGGATTACCAGGGACGCCTACCGGCAGATTCAAAAGCTCACCCCGGTTACTCTTCGGCAGCCGGGGTGCGCACTGTTCATCGCAACGGTCCACACCGAGGATGGCACCCGCCTTGCGGGGCTGTCCCTGGTCGCTGGTTACGGCGATCAAGCCGGCATTGTAGTCGTCCATCCCCTTTACCGGGGCCGGCATATCGGGACCAAGCTGCTTCAGGCGCAGCAGCTCCAGATGGGCAGGCTCAGCTGCCGGGTGGCTCTGGATAATCCCTCAAGCCTCAAAATGTGCTTCAATGCCGGGCTCTCTGCCAGAAGAATGGTCCTGGGACCAACAGGCAAGCCGACTTTGGTGCTTGAGGATGATCTGAGGTATGCACATGGTGCGGCGCCAGCACCCACAACTTGA
- a CDS encoding YheC/YheD family protein — MSQPTLGILTLYLNEKKHLEERPVYQRMIAEGRKLGLDVFVFTPSDVHQSKDLIHAMIYDPKSRKWTRAWRKFPHLIFDRCRIQKSRRFEQLKQFRSKYGHLHFLNRPLRDKWTIHQVLSKKPDFREHLPATVLFNDLSDVHRLIKRCNPIYLKPINGTGGRGILKIEKLGTKLYQIQGRNPQRRIITPQKLHPSRLGPYLLNWRARSRYIIQEGIRIQLPNGRVHDYRVLVQKNGLGEWEVTGGAARVGIQRSVTSNIHGGGHAVPMNTQLAVWFPSEERRSGIRQETDQLCLAIAKYLEDTYDALCELALDIAIDKQGRIYVLEVNPKPAREVFALSGDMEAYRNAITRPLEYALWQYNNKYGKQTAAE; from the coding sequence TTGTCACAACCTACCTTAGGCATCTTAACTTTATATCTTAATGAGAAGAAGCATCTGGAGGAGCGGCCGGTCTATCAGCGGATGATAGCCGAAGGCCGGAAGCTTGGGCTCGATGTCTTCGTCTTCACTCCTTCGGATGTTCATCAGAGCAAAGATTTAATCCACGCCATGATCTATGACCCCAAGAGCCGGAAATGGACCAGGGCTTGGCGCAAATTTCCACATCTTATCTTTGACCGGTGCCGCATTCAGAAGAGCAGGAGATTTGAACAGCTGAAGCAGTTCAGGTCCAAATACGGCCATCTCCACTTTCTTAACCGGCCGCTCCGCGACAAATGGACGATTCATCAGGTCTTGTCGAAGAAGCCGGATTTTCGTGAGCATTTGCCGGCTACCGTCCTGTTCAATGATCTTAGTGATGTACACAGGCTGATTAAGCGATGCAATCCCATCTACCTTAAGCCGATCAATGGCACAGGCGGACGTGGAATCTTGAAGATCGAGAAGCTTGGCACCAAGCTATACCAGATTCAGGGACGAAATCCACAGAGAAGGATCATCACCCCCCAGAAGCTGCATCCCTCCCGTCTGGGTCCCTACTTGCTTAATTGGAGGGCACGCAGCCGGTATATCATCCAGGAAGGAATCCGTATTCAGCTGCCTAACGGAAGGGTTCACGATTACCGGGTTCTGGTGCAGAAGAACGGCTTGGGGGAGTGGGAGGTGACAGGCGGGGCAGCACGTGTTGGCATCCAGCGCAGCGTCACGTCCAACATTCATGGCGGCGGGCACGCCGTGCCCATGAACACCCAGCTTGCGGTCTGGTTCCCTTCGGAAGAACGTCGAAGCGGGATTCGCCAGGAGACGGATCAGCTCTGTCTGGCTATTGCCAAATACCTGGAAGACACCTATGATGCCCTGTGTGAGCTGGCTCTCGATATCGCTATTGATAAGCAGGGACGTATCTATGTGCTCGAAGTGAATCCCAAGCCGGCCCGTGAAGTCTTTGCTCTCTCAGGGGATATGGAGGCTTACCGCAACGCCATCACCAGACCCCTGGAGTACGCGCTTTGGCAGTACAATAATAAGTACGGCAAACAGACCGCCGCTGAATAG